One segment of Mus caroli chromosome 6, CAROLI_EIJ_v1.1, whole genome shotgun sequence DNA contains the following:
- the Kcnj8 gene encoding ATP-sensitive inward rectifier potassium channel 8, with product MLARKSIIPEEYVLARIAAENLRKPRIRDRLPKARFIAKSGACNLAHKNIREQGRFLQDIFTTLVDLKWRHTLVIFTMSFLCSWLLFAIMWWLVAFAHGDIYAYMEKGTMEKSGLESAVCVTNVRSFTSAFLFSIEVQVTIGFGGRMMTEECPLAITVLILQNIVGLIINAVMLGCIFMKTAQAHRRAETLIFSRHAVIAVRNGKLCFMFRVGDLRKSMIISASVRIQVVKKTTTPEGEVVPIHQQDIPVDNPIESNNIFLVAPLIICHVIDKRSPLYDISATDLANQDLEVIVILEGVVETTGITTQARTSYIAEEIQWGHRFVSIVTEEEGVYSVDYSKFGNTVRVAAPRCSARELDEKPSILIQTLQKSELSHQNSLRKRNSMRRNNSMRRNNSIRRNNSSLMVPKVQFMTPEGNQCPSES from the exons ATGTTGGCCAGGAAGAGCATCATCCCGGAGGAGTATGTGCTGGCGCGCATCGCAGCGGAGAACCTGCGCAAACCGCGCATCCGCGACCGTCTCCCCAAAGCCCGCTTCATCGCCAAGAGCGGAGCCTGCAACCTGGCACACAAGAACATCCGAGAGCAAGGTCGCTTCCTGCAGGACATCTTCACCACCTTGGTAGACCTGAAGTGGCGTCACACGCTGGTCATCTTCACCATGTCCTTCCTCTGCAGCTGGCTGCTCTTCGCTATCATGTGGTGGCTGGTGGCCTTCGCCCACGGGGACATCTACGCTTACATGGAGAAAGGCACCATGGAGAAGAGCGGCCTGGAGTCCGCTGTCTGTGTGACCAATGTCAG GTCATTCACGTCTGCGTTTCTCTTCTCCATTGAGGTTCAAGTGACCATTGGGTTTGGAGGGAGAATGATGACTGAGGAATGCCCTCTGGCCATCACGGTTTTGATTCTGCAGAACATTGTGGGTCTGATCATCAACGCGGTCATGTTGGGCTGCATCTTCATGAAGACGGCGCAGGCCCACAGAAGGGCAGAGACGCTGATTTTCAGCCGCCATGCTGTGATTGCCGTCCGCAATGGCAAGCTGTGCTTCATGTTCCGTGTGGGTGACCTGAGGAAGAGCATGATCATTAGCGCCTCGGTGCGCATCCAGGTGGTCAAGAAAACCACGACGCCAGAAGGGGAGGTGGTGCCTATTCATCAGCAGGACATTCCTGTTGATAATCCCATCGAGAGCAATAATATCTTCCTAGTGGCCCCATTGATCATCTGCCACGTGATTGACAAGCGTAGCCCCCTGTATGATATCTCAGCAACTGACCTTGCCAATCAAGACCTGGAGGTCATAGTGATTCTCGAGGGCGTGGTAGAAACCACAGGCATCACCACACAAGCGCGGACCTCCTACATTGCGGAGGAGATCCAGTGGGGACACCGCTTCGTGTCAATTGTGACTGAGGAGGAGGGCGTGTACTCTGTGGACTATTCCAAATTTGGTAATACGGTGAGAGTGGCTGCGCCAAGATGCAGTGCCCGGGAGCTGGATGAGAAGCCTTCCATCCTGATTCAGACCCTCCAAAAGAGTGAACTGTCGCACCAGAATTCTCTGCGGAAGCGCAACTCCATGAGGAGAAACAACTCCATGAGGAGAAACAACTCCATCCGGAGGAATAACTCTTCCCTCATGGTGCCCAAGGTGCAGTTCATGACTCCAGAAGGAAACCAGTGTCCGTCAGAATCATGA